CGTCCCGCCTGCCGCTCCCGTGGCCGCCGTCCCTGCCCGGGCTCCTCCTGCGTAATCCTTTCAGGCATCGCCAGTGATGACGCGTGCCTTCCCTCAGCCGTCCCTTGGTTGTTCGGGAGCGCTGTCGGAGGCACTCCAGCTTCGTTCACGTCCGTCGCGACTGCGACGGTGCGTGTGACAACCATCCGGCTGCTTGGGGATACCGGGCAGCGGGAGCTAGATAGGAGGCCCATGCACGACCTCGGTTTGATCATGACTATAACCGGCGGTTTTACCGCCGCCCTGTTGTTCGGTTACCTGACCCAGCGCCTGGGGATGTCGCCCATCGTCGGCTACCTGTTGGCCGGCATCGCCGTCGGAAGCCACACCCCGGGCTTTGTCGCCGACCGTCATATGGCGGAGCAGTTCGCCGAAATCGGCGTTATTCTGCTCATGTTCGGCGTTGGCCTGCAGTTTCATGCCAAGGAGCTGCTGGAAGTGCGGCGGGTGGCCATACCGGGCGCCATTTTCCAGAGCGCCGTGGCCACCGTGCTCTGCTGTCTGGTGGCGCGGCTTTTGGGTTGGAGCTGGTCCGCCGGCATCGTGTTCGGTTTTGCCGTGTCGGTGGCCAGTACGGTGGTGCTGCTGCGGGTGCTGGTGGACAACAACGAGCTGCACACCCCCACCGGTCACATCGCCGTGGGGTGGCTGGTGGTGGAGGATATCTTCACCGTATTCATGATGGTGGTGCTGCCGGTGCTGTTCGGCGCCGGTGCGGCCGCCTCGGGCGGTCTGGCCGCGGCGGTGGGGCTCTCCACCCTCAAGATCGCCGCCCTGGTACTGCTGACCTTTCTGGCCGGCGGGCGGCTGATTCCCTGGCTGCTGGAGCGGGTGGCCGTTACCCGCTCGCGGGAACTGTTCACCTTGACCGTGCTGGTGCTGGCACTGGGGATCGCGGTGGGTTCCGCGGTGCTGTTCGGCGTCTCCATGGCCCTGGGAGCCTTTCTGGCCGGCATGGTGGTGCGACAGTCCGATTTCAGCTTCCGGGCCGCTTCCGAGGCGTTGCCGATGCGGGACGCCTTTGCCGTGCTCTTCTTCGTATCGGTGGGAATGCTCTTCGATCCGGCCCACCTGTTACGGGAGCCGGTACTGGTGGGAGCCACCCTGGCCATCATCCTGCTGGGCAAGCCGCTGGCGGCCCTGATCATCGTGCTGGTGCTGGGCTACTCCCCCCGGGTCGCCCTGTCCGTTGCCGTGGCCCTGGCGCAGATCGGCGAATTTTCCTTCATCCTGGCCACGGTGGGAAGCCAGTTGGGGGTGCTGGGGGAAGTGGGGTCCCAGACCCTGGTGGCGGCCTCCATCATCTCCATCAGTTTGAACCCCCTGCTCTACAAGCTGATCGGTCCGGTGGAAAACCGGTTCAAGCATTTCCGCTTCTGGCAGCTGCTGGAGCAGCGGGCCCGCCGCACCGTCGCGACCGCCCAGGGGGGCGGGGAGGTGCTGCCGCCGGTTTCCCGCGACCGCGCCATCGTGATCGGCTACGGCCCCACCGGGCGGATGCTGGTCCGCCTGCTGGGGGAGAACGGTATCGAACCGGTGGTGGTAGAGCTGAATCTTGCCACGGTGCGGCGTTTGAAAAAGGAAGGGGTCGGCGTTATCTACGGTGACGCAACCCTGCAGGATACCTTGAACAATGCAGGAGTGGAGTCCGCAGCCTTTCTGATTCTCACCTCCGCCGGCATGCAGGGGAGCGAAGAGGTCATCCGGGTGGCGCGGGGTATGAATCCCGGCCTGCGCATCATCGCCCGTTCCACCTATCTGCGGGACATGTCGGCCCTGCGCCGGGCCGGTGCCGACACCATCTTCTCCGGCGAGGGAGAGATCGCGCTGAATATGACCGAGCATATCATGCGCACGCTGGGGGCCACCGACGAACAGCTGGACCGCGAGCGGGAGCGGATCCGGACCGAACTGTCCGGCGGTAACGTCATGGAAGAAGGGCGCCAGGCGGCCTGACCCGGCCCCGGCTCCCTTTCGTCGCCCGGAACCGCCGGGGGGATCACGAATACAACAAATACATTTTTTCACGAGGGTATGCCGATATGAGAATTCTGCTTGCCATTGACGGTTCACCGTGCAGCAAGGTAGCGGTTGAAGAGGTACGACGACGGCCCTGGCCCGAGGGAAGCGAGGTGCGGCTTTTGACCGTGCGCTCCCCGATCGAGGCGATGTTGTTGCAGGAAGCATCCCATCTGCCGATGCCGGGAGAACTGATTTTCAAACAGAGCGGCTGGCGGGAGGTGGACTTCATGAACGATGCCCTTGCACGTCTCGAGTCCTCCGTTGCCGGCCTGAGGGTGACGCCGATACTGCTGGAGGGGAGGGCCAAAGACGTCATCCTTGACGATGCCGAGCAGTGGGGAGCCGATCTGATCGTGGTCGGTTCCCACGGCTATGGTATCGTGCGGCACTTTCTGCTCGGCTCCGTGTCGCTGGCGGTGGCACTCAACGCCCCCTGCTCCGTTGAAATCGTGCGGAGCCGGGATGACCGTCCCCGGGGAGACGTCCCCGTGACAGCCACGGGAGGGGGGGA
The window above is part of the Trichlorobacter ammonificans genome. Proteins encoded here:
- a CDS encoding cation:proton antiporter, with protein sequence MHDLGLIMTITGGFTAALLFGYLTQRLGMSPIVGYLLAGIAVGSHTPGFVADRHMAEQFAEIGVILLMFGVGLQFHAKELLEVRRVAIPGAIFQSAVATVLCCLVARLLGWSWSAGIVFGFAVSVASTVVLLRVLVDNNELHTPTGHIAVGWLVVEDIFTVFMMVVLPVLFGAGAAASGGLAAAVGLSTLKIAALVLLTFLAGGRLIPWLLERVAVTRSRELFTLTVLVLALGIAVGSAVLFGVSMALGAFLAGMVVRQSDFSFRAASEALPMRDAFAVLFFVSVGMLFDPAHLLREPVLVGATLAIILLGKPLAALIIVLVLGYSPRVALSVAVALAQIGEFSFILATVGSQLGVLGEVGSQTLVAASIISISLNPLLYKLIGPVENRFKHFRFWQLLEQRARRTVATAQGGGEVLPPVSRDRAIVIGYGPTGRMLVRLLGENGIEPVVVELNLATVRRLKKEGVGVIYGDATLQDTLNNAGVESAAFLILTSAGMQGSEEVIRVARGMNPGLRIIARSTYLRDMSALRRAGADTIFSGEGEIALNMTEHIMRTLGATDEQLDRERERIRTELSGGNVMEEGRQAA
- a CDS encoding universal stress protein is translated as MRILLAIDGSPCSKVAVEEVRRRPWPEGSEVRLLTVRSPIEAMLLQEASHLPMPGELIFKQSGWREVDFMNDALARLESSVAGLRVTPILLEGRAKDVILDDAEQWGADLIVVGSHGYGIVRHFLLGSVSLAVALNAPCSVEIVRSRDDRPRGDVPVTATGGGEPG